The Brevibacillus humidisoli DNA segment CGATGAAGGTTTTACCCTTCAGTTGTTTCGCAGCATGTTACAAGGACGCAAAACGAAAATCAAGCCACTTTTGTTAAACCAGGAATTTCTGGTCGGACTGGGGAATATCTATGTGGACGAGGCTCTGTTTCGGGCCCGATTGCATCCGGAACGGATTGCCGGCGAACTGAAGCCCAAAGAAACGGCCAGACTGCACGAGTGTATTATTGGAACGCTATCGGAAGCGATCCGTCAGGGTGGCAGTTCGGTCAAGTCTTACGTCAACGGACAGGGAGAGATGGGGATGTTCCAGCAGTCCTTGCATGTCTACGGGCGAAAAGGAGAGCCGTGCACGGTGTGCTCCACTCCGATCGTCCGGTATGTCGTCGGCGGTCGTGGGACGCATATGTGCCCCAAATGCCAACAGTAAAGGAGGGTACACATGATCCTCGGATTGACGGGCGGGATCGCGACTGGCAAAAGTACGGTCTCAGCAATGCTTCGAGAGCGGGGGATAACGGTCATCGATGCCGATCTGATCGCTCGGCAGGTAGTGGAGCCAGGCATGCCCGCTTATAACGCAATTGTTCGCCATTTCGGTACGGATATTCTGCTGAGTGATCGTACGATTGACCGTAAGAAACTGGGGGACATCATCTTTTCCGACGAGACAGAGCGGCAGGCACTCAATGCAATCGTCCACCCGGAAGTGCGCAAGGTGATGCGGGAGATGGCAGAAGCAGCGGAACAGGCGGGAGAAACGATCGTGTTTATGGACATTCCGCTCTTGTTTGAAAGCAAACTGCAGTACATGGTGGATCGAATCGTAGTCGTCTACGTACCGGCTGAAACCCAGTTGAGACGTTTGATGGAACGGGACGATCTGGATCCCGAACAGGCGGCGAAACGAATACGTGCCCAACTGCCGATCGAGTGGAAAAAAGAGCAGGCCGACTACCTGATTGATAACCGGGGAACACGTGAAGAGACAGAGCAGCAGGTGGAACAATTCCTCTTTTCCTTGCGAACGGAGTTGTCCAAATGAAAAGAAAAAAAACAGCAGTTGCTCTGCTGCTCATCCTGATGTGCGTGTTTCTGTTGATTAATACACCGCTGATCTGGAAGTGGATGTATCCCATCCAATACAAAGATGAAATCAAGCAGGCCGCGGAGCGATTTCAGGTAGATCCGATGCTGATCACGGCGGTGATTCGAACAGAAAGCGGGTTTCAAACCGATCGTGTCTCTCACAAAGGGGCTATTGGTTTGATGCAGATCATGCCGGATACGGCTGATTGGATCATTGAGCAGGCTGGGTTTAACCCCATGTCCCGAGAGTACCTGGACGAGCCGCGAGTCAACATCGATATGGGCACCTGGTATCTGCGTTTTCTCCTTACCATGTTTCAAGAGGATCAGGTAGTTGCGATTGCAGCCTACAACGCCGGCCCCGGAAAAGTGAACAAATGGCTGAAGGAGCGCACCTGGGACGGTACACTAGATTCGGCTGAGAACATACCTTACGGAGAAACCCGCCATTACGTCCAACGTGTGCTGTACTACAAAGATCGCTACCAGCAGATCTACACGGACGACTTTGGCTAGGTCCAGCTTTTATTTGAGTACGCTATGCACCGATTTCGGTGCTTTTTTATTTGCTCCGCTGAAGTGCTTCCGCAGCTTTTAGAGAGGGAGACAATCGGAGAAAGACGATGGTCAAAGATTATAGAGTAACCGATACAAGCCTCTTTTTGCGCTGTTTTGGCTGCTTGGGATAGAAAACGGACGTGTTCAATGTGCGAACGGGACGCCATCTGTTGCTGCAACAACAGGTGCGATGCACCGTGTTCCACTGCTTTCGCTTTCTTCGCTTTCGTTTGCCACCGATGTTCCGTTTTCGAACAGGAGTGTTTGGAGAGCTTGTTGTGCGCTGTTTTACATCTGCATCATGGATGATGGTGTCGATTAGATCCTTGTCATGAATAATAATTCGGTTCTGTTTGATGATGTTTTTACCGGAATTGCCGCCAATCGCCTCTTGGGTTTTGCTGTGGGAATCCCAATTGCTGGCGATTGTTTTTCCGATCATGATTGCACTATGAATTTCCATGCTGTCTACCGTGATATCACGAAAGCGAATTCGTACGCTCATGACAATCCCCCAATCCCCGCATTGGCGGCAGACGGTTTACTTTAGAATACGTCCCAGTGAGCAGGGAGTGTGGATCAAGGAAAAAACGGGCGGATCGGAAACAGTTGCCGGGCTCACGCCTGCACGGTATAGGCATAGGGTAAAGTATACTTTCAACTGGGCCATGAAAATCTGCTGTGGAGGGGAACAAAATGGCTGGTGTCGTTATCTTCAACATGATCAATGTCAACGGAATGGAGACGAATGCGGCAGTCTTCGTCGGGGAAAACTCCGCTTCCGGTTGGGATTCGCACAACAAGAACCAGTTAGCTGTGGGGATGAACTTCAGTGCATTTGGTGCGTTCAATTCGGTTATTGGCAACCTTTACTTCATCAATGATAATGATGTGTTCGATACGATCATTAAAGACGGATTGGAGACAAAGGGCAGCCCGACTGCCCAGATTTGAGTATGCAGATGAGGGAGCAGAAAGCGCAGCTCGTTCAATTCGATCAGATCAACGTCAATGTAATCGAAAGTGCTTCCGGGATTTTTGTAGGAACCAACTATCAATGCGGCTGGGGATCCCACAACACATCCAATTCAGCATTTGGTCAGGTGTCGGGAGACCAAAACCTCGTATACCACAATATCAATGTACTGTATGACAACGATGGGATCGATACGCCAATCGACGATCGTGATCTTATCATTGAAAAACGAAGTTGTTAACGATCATTGCTCTCACTGCTCTCATTTTGCGGTTTCTGCAGCATCTCTCTTACCCAGTCGGGCATCTCCATGTCCGAATGGTTCAGCATGTCGAGAAAGTCGGCGTCGTCCAATACGGACTTGGCACCGCTGATTTGGTTGTTGTCCCCACCGACCGATCCGAAACCTTGGTTATGTTTTTTATGGTTTTGAAAATGGGCTGGGTAGTTGTTGCCCATATTGACACAGGATGCGCCTTCCACACTGCCGATGCGAATGGAACCAATAAAAAAGGTAGGTGAAAAAGGAGCGGTCATGGTATTCCTCCCGTCTGTTTCCGTTCGATCTTGACCGAGTAGCCACAATCCGTGGCCGTCATCCTAGGTTCTCCTGACGGCCCGGTTTGCTGCGCTGTTTCGGCTTTGCCTTCCCTCTCGGGCAGCTTGGCAGGATCTTGGTCCTGATTCCGCTGTTGATGAACCGGACTCCTCCTCCTCTGCTTCTTAAGACTCGGTTCGCTTTGACTGGTTGCAGACGACGGTGTGTCAGGTGAATGAGGGCTTGCAGAAGGGGGACGGATGGAGGGAGCAACGGCACCAGGCTTAGGTGGTTTGGTCGGATGGACAAGTCCCGTGCACTGCTTTTCGTTCTTTTTGGCTTTTTGGAGTCCCGACTGCTTCGACTGACCTGACTGACTTGATGGGTCGCTGCTGGAAGAGAGACCAAAATTGTTGCCAATGTTCAGTGTGCCGCTCAACTCATCGACCTGGAGCTGATCAAGGCGAAAGGTGAGCTGTTCTAGTACCGGTTGGTGAACCGTCGTTTGCTCGATATGTACATAGTGGTCGTGTCGAAGTGGTTGGTTGGCCAGCTCTTCCAGCCGCTGCTCCATGTGGTGAAGCCGCTTGAGAATCTCACGCAGCAAAGCATCGTTCGCTTCCGGGTCCTGATGTTTCGACATGACTCGGGACATCCCTTCCTTCGCGGAGCCTTACACTCTATCGGGTGTCTGTCTCCCGCGGTGCTCCCGTTTTATGTTCACAGATATCTTGATCATTGAGCAGACTGCGATTGCCGATGGAGATGTTTTTGTCTCCTGAAACCGCCCCAAACCCCTCGTTAGTTTTTGCACGATGTTTCCAGTGGCAGGGAGCATTGTCGCCGGAAAACACTCCCGAGGCGTGAGCGATACGGTCAATCGTCAGATCGCGAAACTGAATCCGCACCATTCGTGTATCCCTCCCTGTCTTTGTTCTTCTTGTTACAGAGAGAACCGTTTATCGTCCACGTAATCGATCGGGATTTCTGTTTCTGTCTGATTTTCTCTGGCGATGTAGACTTCCAACAGCCCATTATAATACTGGGCATTGATGGATTGCGGCTGTACAGGGGAAGGAAGCGGCACCTCCCGCGTAAAGGGGCCCGTGAAACGTTCCGTTTGAAAAAATCGATCCTCTCGAACCGAATACGTCCGGTTGATTTCTCCGGAGATCACCAACACGTCCCCCTTTATCCGCAGTTTTACAGCTTCCGGCGAATCCAGGCCAGGCAGTTCCACTACCACCACAAATCCCTGATCCGTCTCGTACCCGTCCAAGCGCGGGCCTAAGTTGGGGACCATGCCGATCACGTCCTGCCAAAAATCTTTTCCCAATAAATCACCAGCCTGATCCTGCAGTGTTTTCCAGTTAAACTTGGGAAACTCTTTTTTGTACATGGAAACGTCTCCCCCCATCAACATTTGTAAAGTATATGATCAAAGGACTGCATCATTTCCCAGAAAGGGCCCAGAACAGGTGGCCTCCAAAAAGTCCAAATATTTATTTTTTAGTAAAACACATTGATAATTATGTCATACTTATTATAATAAAAGAGAGGAACAGCGTAACTTATTTGCGGAGAGGGGAGTCAATATGTCGATAAAAATCGGAATCAACGGTTTTGGAAGAATTGGGCGAATGGTTTTTCGCCGTGCAATCCAAGACCCTGATATGGAAATTGTGGCGATCAATGCAAGCTACCCCCCTGAAACATTGGCGCATCTCATCAAATATGACACGATTCACGGCCGGATTCCCAACACGATCGAAGTAGGCAGCAATCGCATCATCGTCGATGGCAAACCGACCATCGTCTTGTCCAATAGAGATCCACTGCAGCTACCCTGGGGTGATTTAGGGGTGGAGATCGTAGTGGAAGCAACAGGCAAGTTTAGAGACCGTGAAGGAGCAGGAAAGCATCTCGCGAGCGGAGCGAAAAAGGTGGTCATCACTGCGCCGGGCAAGGATGAAGATGCGACGATTGTGATGGGCGTCAACGAGCAGATATACGATCATGCCAACCATCACGTTCTCTCCAATGCTTCCTGTACAACCAATTGTCTGGCTCCGGTGGCCAAAGTGCTGCACGAAGCGTTTGGAATTGAGTACGGGCTCATGACTACCGTACACTCGTTTACCAACGATCAGCTTAATCTGGACAACCCGCACAAAGACTTGCGACGCGCCCGTGCCTGCGGTCAGTCCATTATTCCGACATCGACCGGTGCCGCACGTGCCGTCGGCAAAGTGCTGCCCGACCTGAACGGGCGCCTCAATGGATTTGCGCTGCGTGTTCCAACACCGAACGTCTCGGTGGTCGATTTGGTGGCCAACCTGCAACAAGAGGTGACGACCGAAACCGTAAACCGTACCTTGCGTGAAGCGAGCATGGGGGCGATGAAAGGCTATATCGAATACAGCGAAGATCCGCTTGTGTCAAGTGACTACATTGGAAACGAACATTCCGCCATTGTCGATGGCCTGTCGACGTTGGTTATGGCCAACCGACAAGTAAAAGTAATCGCCTGGTACGACAATGAATGGGGCTATTCCTGCCGTGTCGTCGAACTGGTCCGCCACGTGTCAGAGCAAAAAAACAACGACGCCAGGCTAGCCACTGCTGCCGGTCAGGTGCGCTGAGAGGAATTGCCGGGGACGGGAGAATCGCCGAGGACGGATCAAGCAAGGAATAGAATCAAAAACGGTAAGATCAGATGAACTGTCGAAGAGGACTCGACAGTTCGTTTTTTTATGAGCGTCAATATGTTTTATACGTTTCGTCCCTACGCTGTTTTTGATAGAATGGTAAATATGCCCATATCATAAAACCATAGCTAGAGGGAGGACCGAACGATGATAGAACGGCTGCAGA contains these protein-coding regions:
- the coaE gene encoding dephospho-CoA kinase (Dephospho-CoA kinase (CoaE) performs the final step in coenzyme A biosynthesis.); translated protein: MILGLTGGIATGKSTVSAMLRERGITVIDADLIARQVVEPGMPAYNAIVRHFGTDILLSDRTIDRKKLGDIIFSDETERQALNAIVHPEVRKVMREMAEAAEQAGETIVFMDIPLLFESKLQYMVDRIVVVYVPAETQLRRLMERDDLDPEQAAKRIRAQLPIEWKKEQADYLIDNRGTREETEQQVEQFLFSLRTELSK
- a CDS encoding lytic transglycosylase domain-containing protein; the protein is MKRKKTAVALLLILMCVFLLINTPLIWKWMYPIQYKDEIKQAAERFQVDPMLITAVIRTESGFQTDRVSHKGAIGLMQIMPDTADWIIEQAGFNPMSREYLDEPRVNIDMGTWYLRFLLTMFQEDQVVAIAAYNAGPGKVNKWLKERTWDGTLDSAENIPYGETRHYVQRVLYYKDRYQQIYTDDFG
- a CDS encoding Hsp20/alpha crystallin family protein, whose product is MYKKEFPKFNWKTLQDQAGDLLGKDFWQDVIGMVPNLGPRLDGYETDQGFVVVVELPGLDSPEAVKLRIKGDVLVISGEINRTYSVREDRFFQTERFTGPFTREVPLPSPVQPQSINAQYYNGLLEVYIARENQTETEIPIDYVDDKRFSL
- a CDS encoding glyceraldehyde-3-phosphate dehydrogenase encodes the protein MSIKIGINGFGRIGRMVFRRAIQDPDMEIVAINASYPPETLAHLIKYDTIHGRIPNTIEVGSNRIIVDGKPTIVLSNRDPLQLPWGDLGVEIVVEATGKFRDREGAGKHLASGAKKVVITAPGKDEDATIVMGVNEQIYDHANHHVLSNASCTTNCLAPVAKVLHEAFGIEYGLMTTVHSFTNDQLNLDNPHKDLRRARACGQSIIPTSTGAARAVGKVLPDLNGRLNGFALRVPTPNVSVVDLVANLQQEVTTETVNRTLREASMGAMKGYIEYSEDPLVSSDYIGNEHSAIVDGLSTLVMANRQVKVIAWYDNEWGYSCRVVELVRHVSEQKNNDARLATAAGQVR